A genome region from Leptidea sinapis chromosome 34, ilLepSina1.1, whole genome shotgun sequence includes the following:
- the LOC126975040 gene encoding serine/threonine-protein kinase haspin homolog isoform X3, producing the protein MHLSLDYTGFLSEDCDDTIIELSKLSIGDSEHETTIREHFHDSSGRLCTARDYVLRRCNQTDAILFDECYPDTALKNCRKIGEGVYGEVYLWRAADGRARVLKVIPIAGDTKVNGEAQKDYDQIISEIVIAMELSALRAPIQDIENHFNEGKSFENLDLHSIDNATDVFNEVLAVRLVYGAYPSRLLDLWELYDECKGSENDNPAVLPARQHYLVLELANAGQDLESYQFNNAEQAYALFKQVAFGLAIAEEACQFEHRDLHWGNVLIAPTDNQFATFVLRGRTYRVRTCGVKATIIDYSLSRATLGLADDVRSSGTLFTNLGDDESLFDAVGDYQFDVYRLMRDRLGNVWHNFEPYTNILWLHYTADKMITSLRYTRTNTKIHKHYIAKLKQVKNKILEYGSCTQYVLTDSDI; encoded by the exons ATGCATCTTTCTCTGGATTACACAG GATTTTTGTCCGAGGATTGTGATGATACGATCATCGAACTATCAAAACTCTCGATCGGTGATTCTGAGCACGAGACTACAATAAGAGAACATTTTCATGATAGTTCGGGACGTTTGTGCACAGCGCGTGATTACGTTCTACGACGCTGCAATCAAACAGATGCTATCTTATTTGATGAGTGCTATCCAGatac AGCTTTGAAGAACTGTCGGAAGATTGGCGAAGGAGTGTATGGAGAGGTGTATCTATGGAGAGCTGCTGACGGCCGTGCTCGTGTACTGAAGGTTATCCCAATTGCTGGAGATACCAAGGTCAATGGCGAGGCTCAGAAGGACTATGATCAGATTATATCGGAAATTGTGATTGCTAT gGAATTGAGCGCCCTGCGTGCTCCAATACAAGATAtagaaaatcattttaatgaagGGAAGAGCTTTGAAAATTTGGATTTACATTCTATAGACAATGCAACTGATGTTTTTAATGAG GTTCTAGCTGTGCGCCTAGTATACGGGGCTTATCCCAGCCGCCTGCTCGACCTGTGGGAGCTGTATGACGAGTGCAAGGGCTCGGAGAACGACAACCCGGCCGTGCTACCTGCCCGTCAGCACTACCTGGTGCTGGAACTGGCTAACGCGGGCCAGGACCTCGAGAGCTACCAGTTCAACAACGCAGAACAGGCCTACGCGCTCTTCAAACAG GTCGCATTCGGCTTGGCGATCGCAGAAGAGGCGTGCCAGTTTGAGCATCGCGACTTGCACTGGGGCAACGTGTTGATTGCACCCACTGACAACCAG TTCGCCACGTTCGTGCTCCGTGGTCGCACGTACCGCGTCCGCACGTGCGGCGTGAAGGCGACCATCATCGACTACTCTCTGTCGCGCGCTACTCTCGGCCTGGCGGACGACGTGAGGTCCAGCGGCACTCTCTTCACGAACCTCGGCGACGACGAATCACTATTCGACGCCGTCGGCGACTACCAGTTCGACGTGTACCGACTCATGAGAGATCGTCTCGG GAACGTTTGGCACAACTTCGAGCCGTACACAAACATTCTGTGGCTACATTACACTGCTGATAAGATGATAACTTCTCTCCGGTACACCAGGACTAACACCAAGATACACAAACACTACATTGCGAAGCTGAAACAGGTCAAGAACAAAATTTTGGAGTACGGCTCCTGTACCCAGTACGTTCTCACCGACAGCGATATCTAA
- the LOC126975040 gene encoding serine/threonine-protein kinase haspin homolog isoform X2 gives MSASFNNESIKNHRPSFVSKPFRPSIQLLRESSASRLSICSSAILEDLEGFLSEDCDDTIIELSKLSIGDSEHETTIREHFHDSSGRLCTARDYVLRRCNQTDAILFDECYPDTALKNCRKIGEGVYGEVYLWRAADGRARVLKVIPIAGDTKVNGEAQKDYDQIISEIVIAMELSALRAPIQDIENHFNEGKSFENLDLHSIDNATDVFNEVLAVRLVYGAYPSRLLDLWELYDECKGSENDNPAVLPARQHYLVLELANAGQDLESYQFNNAEQAYALFKQVAFGLAIAEEACQFEHRDLHWGNVLIAPTDNQFATFVLRGRTYRVRTCGVKATIIDYSLSRATLGLADDVRSSGTLFTNLGDDESLFDAVGDYQFDVYRLMRDRLGNVWHNFEPYTNILWLHYTADKMITSLRYTRTNTKIHKHYIAKLKQVKNKILEYGSCTQYVLTDSDI, from the exons ATGTCAG CTTCATTTAATAATGAATCCATTAAGAATCACAGACCTTCTTTTGTGTCAAAACCTTTTAGACCAAGTATCCAATTATTAAGG GAATCTTCTGCATCTAGACTAAGCATATGCTCATCAGCTATTTTGGAAGATTTGGAAG GATTTTTGTCCGAGGATTGTGATGATACGATCATCGAACTATCAAAACTCTCGATCGGTGATTCTGAGCACGAGACTACAATAAGAGAACATTTTCATGATAGTTCGGGACGTTTGTGCACAGCGCGTGATTACGTTCTACGACGCTGCAATCAAACAGATGCTATCTTATTTGATGAGTGCTATCCAGatac AGCTTTGAAGAACTGTCGGAAGATTGGCGAAGGAGTGTATGGAGAGGTGTATCTATGGAGAGCTGCTGACGGCCGTGCTCGTGTACTGAAGGTTATCCCAATTGCTGGAGATACCAAGGTCAATGGCGAGGCTCAGAAGGACTATGATCAGATTATATCGGAAATTGTGATTGCTAT gGAATTGAGCGCCCTGCGTGCTCCAATACAAGATAtagaaaatcattttaatgaagGGAAGAGCTTTGAAAATTTGGATTTACATTCTATAGACAATGCAACTGATGTTTTTAATGAG GTTCTAGCTGTGCGCCTAGTATACGGGGCTTATCCCAGCCGCCTGCTCGACCTGTGGGAGCTGTATGACGAGTGCAAGGGCTCGGAGAACGACAACCCGGCCGTGCTACCTGCCCGTCAGCACTACCTGGTGCTGGAACTGGCTAACGCGGGCCAGGACCTCGAGAGCTACCAGTTCAACAACGCAGAACAGGCCTACGCGCTCTTCAAACAG GTCGCATTCGGCTTGGCGATCGCAGAAGAGGCGTGCCAGTTTGAGCATCGCGACTTGCACTGGGGCAACGTGTTGATTGCACCCACTGACAACCAG TTCGCCACGTTCGTGCTCCGTGGTCGCACGTACCGCGTCCGCACGTGCGGCGTGAAGGCGACCATCATCGACTACTCTCTGTCGCGCGCTACTCTCGGCCTGGCGGACGACGTGAGGTCCAGCGGCACTCTCTTCACGAACCTCGGCGACGACGAATCACTATTCGACGCCGTCGGCGACTACCAGTTCGACGTGTACCGACTCATGAGAGATCGTCTCGG GAACGTTTGGCACAACTTCGAGCCGTACACAAACATTCTGTGGCTACATTACACTGCTGATAAGATGATAACTTCTCTCCGGTACACCAGGACTAACACCAAGATACACAAACACTACATTGCGAAGCTGAAACAGGTCAAGAACAAAATTTTGGAGTACGGCTCCTGTACCCAGTACGTTCTCACCGACAGCGATATCTAA
- the LOC126975040 gene encoding uncharacterized protein LOC126975040 isoform X1 gives MFRTYKSKKETGGGLDPRDVIQSIDEKSSLFDAFYIQNIKQVKRDFSCMGTSNSSYNKTRKKKYVKRLKEPLVEESISQSTFLTPDKSLRVNRERDPFDQLLNSSFSNTTPICKYVKKITSRSKRKNKVKKKVLHVSSDNCDSNKENEDTNCDNYLDIRSHTLFVEKDRYDPVTTNDSVEHIEPNFIKNLRSVGKQIGFESPDTNLKKIQNSEFSESPLCSTPVLEKYRGKSIYKFSPICLERRSSKLREIKKYSVSRSSKQSEYFECMGKSKYSLEACNEEKILVCENNTNEPNDTARCLHNSVSVSNDFNHSALLDFEQATQADQKSNSYTLETSYRIKSPKSVESENNTKHNNANEEELESVKFSQDVSQNSHSDISINKSDLESEMECSLTYTDEDESQKPFLGFSRLDKSNANHNSPLNSISDSITYTNEDEPIEPLEFSRPDNSNDCHKGLLDNNSDLITYTNEDEQDEPFIGFSRQYNSNDSHDSLMDNISECSSKNQSNSSNNSYYDTCSESRHSNNGESHSQGSSNSNEKSFCDMNDCSEMCYLSLVANSSLSSDNYEVKNDKDLLENSPETNVDELTFVNTRRRFKANSSINTSLLECSINSTHSVDKTLNNSEGHLTSCEQEKDLLCTTVYTGDQINSTLCNPNKTTVDDNHLTKSCEINDNREQVHSESINKVEAVINNLSPRKLKHAQNSDSSSVTVRRGSRISNSRNTMVDLNTSDIKNPIVLQPGKKWERSLSIYRRMTTMVDGTNQSILDIEPLEHKGRNYRLSVKSTIEMQEINASFNNESIKNHRPSFVSKPFRPSIQLLRESSASRLSICSSAILEDLEGFLSEDCDDTIIELSKLSIGDSEHETTIREHFHDSSGRLCTARDYVLRRCNQTDAILFDECYPDTALKNCRKIGEGVYGEVYLWRAADGRARVLKVIPIAGDTKVNGEAQKDYDQIISEIVIAMELSALRAPIQDIENHFNEGKSFENLDLHSIDNATDVFNEVLAVRLVYGAYPSRLLDLWELYDECKGSENDNPAVLPARQHYLVLELANAGQDLESYQFNNAEQAYALFKQVAFGLAIAEEACQFEHRDLHWGNVLIAPTDNQFATFVLRGRTYRVRTCGVKATIIDYSLSRATLGLADDVRSSGTLFTNLGDDESLFDAVGDYQFDVYRLMRDRLGNVWHNFEPYTNILWLHYTADKMITSLRYTRTNTKIHKHYIAKLKQVKNKILEYGSCTQYVLTDSDI, from the exons ATGTTCCGAACttataagtcaaaaaaagaaacagGTGGAGGGCTGGATCCTCGAGATGTAATACAATCTATTGACGAAAAGAGCTCATTATTTGATgctttttatatacaaaatattaaacaagTAAAGCGCGATTTTTCTTGTATGGGAACTTCCAATTCTTCATACAATAAAACGCGtaagaaaaaatatgttaaaaggcTCAAGGAACCATTAGTTGAGGAATCTATATCACAGTCCACTTTCTTAACTCCTGATAAATCTTTACGCGTAAATAGAGAGCGTGATCCCTTCGACCAGCTTCTAAACTCTTCTTTTTCCAATACAACTCctatttgtaaatatgttaaaaaaattacttcaag gagCAAAAGGAAGAATAAGGTGAAGAAGAAGGTTTTACATGTTTCCAGTGACAACTGTG actcGAATAAAGAAAATGAAGATACAaactgtgataattatttagatattagATCACATACATTATTTGTAGAAAAAGATAGATATGACCCTGTAACTACAAATGACTCTGTAGAACACATTGaaccaaatttcattaaaaatttgaGAAGTGTTGGTAAACAAATTGGTTTTGAATCACCtgacacaaatttaaaaaaaatacagaattccGAATTTTCTGAGTCTCCGCTATGTAGTACTCCTGTTCTGGAAAAATATAGAGGAAAATCTATATACAAATTTTCGCCTATTTGTCTTGAGAGAAGAAGTTCAAAGCTAAGAGAAATAAAGAAGTATTCAGTTTCAAGAAGTTCTAAACAGTCAgaatattttgaatgtatgGGTAAATCTAAATATTCACTTGAAGCATGTAATGAAGAAAAGATTCTAGTAtgtgaaaataatacaaatgagcCAAATGATACAGCTAGATGTTTACACAATAGTGTAAGTGTATCTAATGATTTTAATCACTCAGCACTCTTAGATTTTGAACAAGCAACACAGGCTGATCAGAAAAGTAATAGTTATACTTTAGAAACTAGCTATAGAATTAAAAGCCCTAAAAGTGTGGAAAGTGAAAATAATACCAAACACAACAATGCAAATGAGGAGGAATTAGAATCTGTCAAATTTTCCCAAGATGTGTCTCAAAATTCTCATAGTGACATATCAATTAATAAATCTGACTTGGAATCAGAAATGGAATGTTCATTGACTTACACTGATGAAGATGAATCACAGAAACCATTCTTAGGATTTTCAAGACTGGATAAATCCAATGCCAATCACAATAGCCCATTGAATTCAATTTCAGATTCAATAACTTACACCAATGAAGATGAACCTATAGAACCCTTAGAATTTTCTAGACCAGATAATTCCAATGACTGTCACAAAGGCTTATTGGATAATAATTCAGATTTAATAACTTACACTAATGAAGATGAACAAGACGAACCCTTCATAGGATTTTCAAGACAGTATAATTCGAATGATAGCCATGATAGCTTAATGGATAATATTTCAGAATGTTCTAGCAAAAATCAAAGTAATAGTAGCAATAATTCTTATTATGACACATGTAGTGAATCACGACATTCAAATAATGGAGAATCTCATTCTCAAggtagttcaaattcaaatgaaaaGAGCTTCTGTGATATGAATGATTGTTCCGAGATGTGTTATCTTAGTTTAGTTGCAAATAGTTCATTAAGTAGTGACAATTATGAAGTTAAGAATGACAAAGACTTATTGGAAAATTCACCAGAAACCAATGTGGATGAATTGACATTTGTTAATACTAGAAGAAGATTTAAAGCTAACAGTAGTATAAATACAAGTTTGTTAGAATGTTCAATTAATAGTACACATTCAGTggataaaacattaaataattctGAAGGCCACCTAACATCCTGTGAACAAGAAAAAGATCTACTATGTACTACAGTCTACACTGGTGATCAAATTAATTCCACATTATGTAATCCGAATAAAACTACTGTTGATGATAATCATTTGACAAAATCATGTGAAATAAATGATAACAGAGAACAAGTGCATAGTGAATCGATAAATAAAGTGGAAGCAGTGATAAACAATTTATCACCTCGTAAATTAAAACATGCTCAAAATTCTGATAGCTCCTCAGTAACAGTAAGAAGAGGATCTAGAATAAGCAATAGTAGAAATACAATGGTGGATCTCAATACAAGTGACATAAAAAACCCAATAGTTCTGCAGCCAGGAAAGAAGTGGGAAAGATCTTTGAGTATTTATAGAAGAATGACTACAATGGTTGATGGTACCAACCAATCTATTTTGGACATAGAGCCATTAGAGCACAAAGGCAGAAATTATAGGCTGAGTGTCAAGAGTACAATTGAAATGCAAGAAATAAATG CTTCATTTAATAATGAATCCATTAAGAATCACAGACCTTCTTTTGTGTCAAAACCTTTTAGACCAAGTATCCAATTATTAAGG GAATCTTCTGCATCTAGACTAAGCATATGCTCATCAGCTATTTTGGAAGATTTGGAAG GATTTTTGTCCGAGGATTGTGATGATACGATCATCGAACTATCAAAACTCTCGATCGGTGATTCTGAGCACGAGACTACAATAAGAGAACATTTTCATGATAGTTCGGGACGTTTGTGCACAGCGCGTGATTACGTTCTACGACGCTGCAATCAAACAGATGCTATCTTATTTGATGAGTGCTATCCAGatac AGCTTTGAAGAACTGTCGGAAGATTGGCGAAGGAGTGTATGGAGAGGTGTATCTATGGAGAGCTGCTGACGGCCGTGCTCGTGTACTGAAGGTTATCCCAATTGCTGGAGATACCAAGGTCAATGGCGAGGCTCAGAAGGACTATGATCAGATTATATCGGAAATTGTGATTGCTAT gGAATTGAGCGCCCTGCGTGCTCCAATACAAGATAtagaaaatcattttaatgaagGGAAGAGCTTTGAAAATTTGGATTTACATTCTATAGACAATGCAACTGATGTTTTTAATGAG GTTCTAGCTGTGCGCCTAGTATACGGGGCTTATCCCAGCCGCCTGCTCGACCTGTGGGAGCTGTATGACGAGTGCAAGGGCTCGGAGAACGACAACCCGGCCGTGCTACCTGCCCGTCAGCACTACCTGGTGCTGGAACTGGCTAACGCGGGCCAGGACCTCGAGAGCTACCAGTTCAACAACGCAGAACAGGCCTACGCGCTCTTCAAACAG GTCGCATTCGGCTTGGCGATCGCAGAAGAGGCGTGCCAGTTTGAGCATCGCGACTTGCACTGGGGCAACGTGTTGATTGCACCCACTGACAACCAG TTCGCCACGTTCGTGCTCCGTGGTCGCACGTACCGCGTCCGCACGTGCGGCGTGAAGGCGACCATCATCGACTACTCTCTGTCGCGCGCTACTCTCGGCCTGGCGGACGACGTGAGGTCCAGCGGCACTCTCTTCACGAACCTCGGCGACGACGAATCACTATTCGACGCCGTCGGCGACTACCAGTTCGACGTGTACCGACTCATGAGAGATCGTCTCGG GAACGTTTGGCACAACTTCGAGCCGTACACAAACATTCTGTGGCTACATTACACTGCTGATAAGATGATAACTTCTCTCCGGTACACCAGGACTAACACCAAGATACACAAACACTACATTGCGAAGCTGAAACAGGTCAAGAACAAAATTTTGGAGTACGGCTCCTGTACCCAGTACGTTCTCACCGACAGCGATATCTAA